Proteins encoded in a region of the Orcinus orca chromosome X, mOrcOrc1.1, whole genome shotgun sequence genome:
- the LOC101286089 gene encoding melanoma-associated antigen B3 codes for MPRGRKSKLRTRERRRQAQSGTQRLTGAQATAAEEEAASSSCPSLGVTTRRKPGAKSRSTLKSPQRALATTTNPAGVSPARSNKGAKGQMKKRHSSSQAPVSAVRSRKGPLRRTASVLVQFLVHMYKMKKPVRKAHMLKFIAKKYQNRFPEILRRASFSMEMLFGVDLKEVDRTKHTYTFVSKMALPNDGTMSRGSGLPKTGLLMYILAVILMKGSCATEENIWEFLNKMRVYAGKRHFIFGEPKKLITQDWVKLKYLEYRQVANSDPARYEFLWGPRAHAETSKMKVLEFLAKVNHTVPSAFQSWYEEALKDEEERAQASGCSSVLSSSSHTESEANSALCG; via the coding sequence ATGCCTCGGGGGCGGAAGAGTAAGCTCCGCACCCGTGAGAGACGCCGCCAGGCCCAAAGTGGGACCCAGCGTCTGACGGGTGCTCAGGCCACTGCAGCTGAGGAGGAAGCTGCCTCGTCTTCATGTCCTTCTCTTGGGGTTACTACTCGGAGAAAGCCGGGTGCTAAGTCACGTAGCACTCTCAAGAGTCCTCAGAGGGCCCTAGCCACCACCACTAATCCTGCAGGTGTTTCTCCCGCAAGATCAAACAAAGGAGCCAAAGGCCAAATGAAGAAAAGGCACAGTTCCTCTCAGGCCCCCGTCTCCGCCGTGCGGTCTCGAAAAGGCCCTCTAAGGAGGACAGCGAGTGTGTTGGTGCAGTTCCTGGTGcacatgtataaaatgaaaaagccTGTTAGGAAAGCACATATGCTGAAGTTTATCGCTAAGAAGTACCAAAATCGATTCCCTGAGATCCTCAGAAGAGCTTCCTTCAGCATGGAGATGCTATTTGGTGTTGACTTAAAGGAGGTCGACCGTACCAAGCATACTTATACCTTTGTCAGCAAAATGGCTCTCCCCAACGATGGGACCATGAGCCGTGGCAGCGGGTTACCCAAGACCGGTCTCCTGATGTACATTCTGGCTGTGATCCTCATGAAGGGCAGCTGCGCCACAGAGGAGAATATCTGGGAATTCCTGAATAAGATGAGAGTCTATGCTGGGAAGAGGCACTTCATATTTGGGGAGCCCAAGAAGCTCATCACCCAAGATTGGGTGAAGCTGAAGTATTTGGAATACCGGCAAGTGGCCAACAGTGATCCAGCGCGCTACGAGTTCCTGTGGGGCCCGAGAGCCCATGCCGAAACCAGCAAGATGAAAGTCCTGGAGTTCCTGGCCAAGGTCAATCACACCGTCCCCAGTGCCTTCCAGTCTTGgtatgaagaggctttgaaagatgaggaagagagagCCCAAGCCAGTGGATGTTCCAGTGTTCTGTCCAGCTCCTCCCACACAGAATCTGAGGCAAATTCTGCACTTTGTGGCTGA